In the genome of Monodelphis domestica isolate mMonDom1 chromosome 2, mMonDom1.pri, whole genome shotgun sequence, one region contains:
- the ZNHIT3 gene encoding zinc finger HIT domain-containing protein 3, protein MASLGLGSVCGVCEEEPKYRCPACRVPYCSVPCYKKHKEQCISKPPPVMKNGDLGNHFVKTKFLEDKEFPGGHAICICSFHTLHSLICSILSCRR, encoded by the exons ATGGCTTCTCTGGGTTTAGGTTCTGTGTGTGGCGTTTGCGAAGAGGAACCGAAGTACCGCTGCCCCGCCTGCCGCGTCCCGTA CTGCTCCGTTCCCTGCTACAAGAAGCACAAAG agcAATGCATCTCCAAACCCCCACCTGTTatgaaaaatggagatttgggCAATCATTTTGTGAAAACAAAGTTTTTGGAGGACAAAG aaTTTCCTGGGGGGCATGCCATCTGCATTTGCTCTTTTCACACTCTACATTCATTGATTTGTTCCATCCTCTCTTGTAGAAG gtaa